The Geoalkalibacter subterraneus genome contains the following window.
CAAGGAGCATCTACCGGACGGAACGGACACCATCGCCACCTGCGACCGTTGCCACCCCCCTACCCGGATGAAACATTTTACCGTGGTCGGCTGCCGGGAATGCCACCCGCCGCACACCCCACAGCAGATCGACTACAGCGATCTGCCCCGGGCGACGCCGGCCTGCGTCTCCTGTCATTATCAGGCAGCGGCCACCATGCGCGACTTTCCCAGCGACCATGCGGTTCTCGACTGCAAGTCCTGTCATGCCCGGCATGGCGAGCACGACGAATGCCTGACCTGTCATGACCCGCACCAGGAGGGGGAGACCAATGCATACTGCCGGCGCTGCCATACTCCCCACAAGCCGCTGCAGATTACCTACGGCTCCGACATGTCTTCGGGCACGTGCATTTCATGCCATGAGGAGCAGGGGGAGCAGCTGGACAATACGCCGACCAAGCATCAATTGCTGTCCTGTACCTACTGTCATCGTAATCAGCACGGTTTTATACCACCCTGCACCTCGTGCCACGCGCAGCCTCATGACGAAAGCATTCACAGCCGGTTCGAGGGCTGCAATGACTGCCACGGCGGTGCGCACAACCTGATGAAATAATTAAAGCAAATTTTACTCTCAAGTTTTTACCGACTGATTTCCATCCTTAACATTGAAGCAAAGCGGATCCGCTCACCATGAAAAATCAGCACCGGATCACCTCCGACAAAATGCTTGCATCATCAGCTCGGGCGCTGATCGTCCTGATGCTGATCGTGTACGCAACGCCCGTTGCGGCCGGGGATCCGCTGAGCTTTATCGGCAACTGGAATTATCGTAAAAGCGGAGGAGATACAGGCGACAGTTCTCTTTTCAACCATACATATACGCTGATCTATTCCAAAGAACTCTCCGATGCCATGGCCTTCTCCGCTTCAGTTCGCTACAATGAAAACATTCCCTCCGGGGATCTGGAGAAGACCGATTCCATCAACCCCACTCTGTCCCTCGATACCCGCAATGATTTCTTCTCTCTCAATCTCAATGCCTCCCGAACCGAACTGAATCGCGAAGACAACCCTTCGCGAACGGATCAATCATGGAGCGCCAACTTTCAGACCCAGGTCGAGCAATGGCCAAGCCTGAGACTCTACTACAATCAGAACAGCAGCTACGATGACGGCTCGCCCCGACGCCAGGATGTCGATTCCGATGTTTTCGGAGCAACGATCGAATACACCATCGCCCATTTCGACCTGCTCTACGATTTTCGTCGCTCCGAAAGCCAGGATCATGTCAACCGCAGCGATACAGAAACCACCGACCACACAGCCCAGGTCGGCTATTCCAACGCGTTTTTCGGCAACCGGGTCAGCGTGGCCGCGTCCCAACAATATCAGAGCTTCAAAACCAGCACTGAAACCCGGGTCGGCGTGGGGGGCCGCTTTTTTGTGCCGGCTTTTCTTTTCGGCGGCTTCTCCAGCGAGGACGACACCCCGGCAACGGGCACACCTGCAAACAACCCGGCCCTGATCGACGGAGACACAGACGCCTCCGCCGGCATCGACATCACCGGCACGACGATCAAACAGAACATGGCTGTGCAGATAAATCTGCAGCCAATCGACCGGGTGCGCATATACCTTGACCGCATGATCGACACTGCGACCCAGAACCGGTTGCAGTGGAGCATCTATCAAAGCTCGGACCTGACCAACTGGACACAAATCACCAACATCCTGCCCGTCTTTTATGACGAGGAAAACGGTCGCACCCTGGTAGTTCTCGACCTTGTCGATGCCGCCGAATCCCGTTACATCAAAGTCGTGAGCGATACAACGCTGCCGTCCACGATCTCGGTTTTTGTCACTGAAATGGAAGCCGGCACAGTACGTATCGCAACTTCCGACCGCTTCAGCATCAATCAGCGCACCATCAATCTGCAGTCCCAGTTCAGCACGACGGTGCGCATTACGGATTCCTGGCAGGTCAGCTACAACCTGCGCCGCAACGAAAACCGTCCCGACAACGGCCTTGACACGGTACAGTTCAATCACACCCTGAGCACGCGCTACAACCCGAGCGAGCTTCTGACCCTGAGCCTGGGCATCTCCGAGAATATCGACTGGACCGACAGCGACGAAGACCGCCGCAGCCGCTCCTACTTCATCTCGGTCGGCTCCCAGCCTCTGCCGACACTGAACTATACACTGGGCTACACGCGCACGGAAACCCGCAGCGATGAGCATGGCGATATCGACGGCGACTCCTTCAGCGCCCTGGTCAATGCCACTATCTTCCCGGATTTGACCAGCAGTCTCTCGGCCAACTGGAGTCAAAGGGAAGACATTACCGACGGCAGAACGAACACGGTCTATGGATTCAACCTCGATGCCACGGCCCGGTTGAGCCCACGGCTCGATCTCAATATCGACCTGGGGTATACCAAATCCACCTCTGAAGGCGAACTCATCGATGACGAAACCACAACCGGCACCCGTTACGGCTTTAACCTCGGCTACCGCCCATCGGATATTCTGCTGTTCAATGGTGGATTCCATCGTCAGGTCGAGGAGAACACCTCGGTGGTCAATGCCTCTTTTACCGGCCTCTGGACACGCAAACTGCAGACCATTTTCGGGCTGACCTACTCCATGGGAGATGAAGACAGCCGACAGTACACTGGAACAATCAGCTGGCTGGTCAGCCGCAGAATTTCGACGCAGATCAATGGGAGTTATCTGGATGCAGATTCCGGCGACAGCTGGAGCATCCTTTCGAGCCTGCATCTAACGCTTTGACAGGCGGGGCCTTTGTCCCGATAATGATATCCGGCATTCGGACGGGCGCCCCTGCCCGTCCCAGATTGAAGGAAGGTGATCAACGTGCAAAGATATGTTTTCGTCAGCATTCTGGCGCTGCTGTTTTTTGCCGCAGGGTGTTCCTCACCTCGGCATTTCGCTGCGGAAAGCCTTGAACTTGACTATGTGAAGAGAATCGTGGTTCTTCCTTTTGAAAACAACACCGAGACCAAATTCGCCGGTCAGCGCTTTCGCGACATTGTCACGACCGAAATTCTCAGTGCCGGCCTCTTCGATGTGGTGGAGCGTGGCGAATCGCAACGCTTTCTGCGGGAAGAGGTTGTCAGCAAAGAGCAGGAAATAATCGATCAGGCGACCGCTTTGCGCCTCGGGCAGGAGCTTAATGTTGAAGCCTACCTGGCGGGAGCAGTCAACGACTTCTCCGAGCGGCAGAACGGCAGCTACAATTACCCGGTCGTCGCCGCGACTTTGCGCCTGGTCGACGTCAAGACCGGGCAGATTATCTGGCAGGCCGGCGACAGCGAGAGCGGTTACCGCACCTTTGACCGGCTGTTCGGATTTGCCGCCCCGGACATCAACCAGGTCGGGTATCGTCTTGCAAGGCGCCTGCTCTCGACAATCAAGGGGCGTTAAGGAGTTGGCACGAATGAACCGCCTGTGTCGGGCGACATTGCTTTTGGCCCTGGCAATACTGTTGCAGATTGCGGGGCCCGGATCGGCCCTGGCCCAGAAAACCGTTCTGCTCCCGGTCGCGGATCTCAGCCGTGGCGAAAACGGCCTGCACCTCGGGTTGACCAGAACGGTCATGAGCGCCCTGGAGCGTATCGGCCTTGAAGTCGCGCCTATGGGAGACGTCCTGCGGTTTATGTCGGACAACAAAGTCCGCAGTTATCACTACCTCGACTCCTTTCTGATACAGAAGATCGGGCGTGATCTCAACGCTCAGCTGGTCCTGATGGGGACCGTCACCGAAACCGCCGGCCGCACGCCTGCCATCGGGCTGAGCTTCACCGCATACGAGACGGCACGCGGCGCCCCCATCTGGGGTGAAACCGCTGCCACCAGCATACGTGAGCAGGCCGGTGTGCTCGGCCTGGGGGAACCCGCCGGCGTTGAAGACCTGGCAAATCCCCTTATCGATCAGATCCTCGGTGAATTCCATAAAAACGTCTACGGGGGATTCATTCCGGAAGTTCGCGAATACCAGCTGGTCGGCATGCAGGTCACCCCGGCTTATGTGCAGGGGGGCAGCCGCATCGAAGCCCGCTTGAAAATACGATTTCTCGGTTCACACCCGAAGCTTATCGGGGCGCGCAGCGCCGCCGGGCAGACCTACCTGCTGCATGACAAAAAGACCAATACCTGGCAGGGCAGTTGGGCAGCTCCCAAGGAAGAAGGCAGCTATCCCATCGACATCACTCTCGAATGGGAGCCAGACACGGACGTAGAAACCCTGCAGGAAGTCGCGCGCTACGTGGTGATCAACGAACCACCGGGGCTGACCCTGGAAATCAAGAAAGGGCAGCGCATCGGAACGGACCTCGCCTTCAACAACCATCTCCTCATCCTGCCGCGCCTTGGCAAGGTCAGCCCACTGGCGCGCTGGGGACTTGAAATCCTGACCGAAGACGGCATACGCGTGGTCCAGGAGGAGCATGAGGGCGACATCCCGGAAAGACTGATCTGGGAGGGCAAGGGAAGCGACGGGTTCAAGCTGGCCAACGGCGCGTACGATATCGTTTTCCATGTTTATGACCTGGCCGGCAATCACAGCGAAGCCTCACGGCGGGTCGTGTTTCAGTCCGCCCCTCCCAAAATCAGGGCGGAAGTCCAGGTCATTGAGAGTGAAGGGCGGCTTGAGCTCCGCACTGATGGCGCATTCACCTATCCACTGGTCAACTGGTCTGCGGAAATAAAATCGATGACCGGGACAACGCTGCTGCAGGAAAGTGGCGATGACCTGCCGGCGACCCTCAAATTTAAACCTGTCGAGGGGGAGGAAAATGCCTTTCTGACTCTGACCGGCGAGGATCAACTTGGAAACCGTCTGCGCATCGCCCGACAAAAATTGCCCCTGGTCGAAGGCGAAGCCGAGATTGAGGAGCAGGAAGCCAAGTCCTGGGTTCAGGATTTCTGATGAATATGTCATGGTTATTTAAATTCACCGCCCTGCTGATCCTGTCATCGCTCTGCGGGTGCGCCGGACAACGCATGCCACAGACCCGCATGTCGGCAATGGCGGAAACCGATATCTGCCGCATCGCCATCATGCCTTTCGAAAACCGCACGCGAGACGACCGGGCAGCGACCATGGCATACCGGGTATTAATGGCTGAACTGATCGGGAGCGGGCAACTCGAGGTTGAACCGGAAGGCGATGTCGGCCTGTTTCGACTGCGCCACCGCCTATTTCCCGGTGAGAGGCTTCTTCCCGACCAGTATGCAGACCTTGCGCGGCAGATGAAGGTCGATGCCATTGTGCGGGGGCGCATCACCGATATCGGTTACGACAGCAGCAGAGGGGAGCGGGACATCCCCTATATTGCACTTCAGCTTGATCTTTTTG
Protein-coding sequences here:
- a CDS encoding CsgG/HfaB family protein, which gives rise to MQRYVFVSILALLFFAAGCSSPRHFAAESLELDYVKRIVVLPFENNTETKFAGQRFRDIVTTEILSAGLFDVVERGESQRFLREEVVSKEQEIIDQATALRLGQELNVEAYLAGAVNDFSERQNGSYNYPVVAATLRLVDVKTGQIIWQAGDSESGYRTFDRLFGFAAPDINQVGYRLARRLLSTIKGR
- a CDS encoding TonB-dependent receptor produces the protein MKNQHRITSDKMLASSARALIVLMLIVYATPVAAGDPLSFIGNWNYRKSGGDTGDSSLFNHTYTLIYSKELSDAMAFSASVRYNENIPSGDLEKTDSINPTLSLDTRNDFFSLNLNASRTELNREDNPSRTDQSWSANFQTQVEQWPSLRLYYNQNSSYDDGSPRRQDVDSDVFGATIEYTIAHFDLLYDFRRSESQDHVNRSDTETTDHTAQVGYSNAFFGNRVSVAASQQYQSFKTSTETRVGVGGRFFVPAFLFGGFSSEDDTPATGTPANNPALIDGDTDASAGIDITGTTIKQNMAVQINLQPIDRVRIYLDRMIDTATQNRLQWSIYQSSDLTNWTQITNILPVFYDEENGRTLVVLDLVDAAESRYIKVVSDTTLPSTISVFVTEMEAGTVRIATSDRFSINQRTINLQSQFSTTVRITDSWQVSYNLRRNENRPDNGLDTVQFNHTLSTRYNPSELLTLSLGISENIDWTDSDEDRRSRSYFISVGSQPLPTLNYTLGYTRTETRSDEHGDIDGDSFSALVNATIFPDLTSSLSANWSQREDITDGRTNTVYGFNLDATARLSPRLDLNIDLGYTKSTSEGELIDDETTTGTRYGFNLGYRPSDILLFNGGFHRQVEENTSVVNASFTGLWTRKLQTIFGLTYSMGDEDSRQYTGTISWLVSRRISTQINGSYLDADSGDSWSILSSLHLTL
- a CDS encoding cytochrome c3 family protein; amino-acid sequence: MPISVMTRLGRIAFFSLLLAFSMGFPAGMAGGQDTPRLQPQDCSKCHQEQSLAIKTEGKRHRSSISCIDCHKEHLPDGTDTIATCDRCHPPTRMKHFTVVGCRECHPPHTPQQIDYSDLPRATPACVSCHYQAAATMRDFPSDHAVLDCKSCHARHGEHDECLTCHDPHQEGETNAYCRRCHTPHKPLQITYGSDMSSGTCISCHEEQGEQLDNTPTKHQLLSCTYCHRNQHGFIPPCTSCHAQPHDESIHSRFEGCNDCHGGAHNLMK